In Bythopirellula goksoeyrii, a single window of DNA contains:
- a CDS encoding helix-turn-helix domain-containing protein, whose protein sequence is MDDPIGKEIEAAARAIATMLRSTITQTIREFLAENGASRSNPRQGDFASVDNHTCKLYTGDEVADLLGVSRRHVHSLTKNGKLPSVRLGTRVRYRQSTLAEWLAQQEATPQQARHERTTSNVRKTTSASKSRTVKELARKSNAKADCSSKSNPRGKPQQADNSAKEFVGGLQILARSLGVDYESLPRMTNGDIRRIADVEIAILHGWQYLGRELPPEALENVTKWLRNQGSKSSNKEQGENPSS, encoded by the coding sequence ATGGATGACCCAATCGGAAAAGAGATCGAGGCCGCCGCGCGAGCAATCGCGACGATGCTTCGATCAACTATTACTCAAACCATACGTGAATTTCTCGCCGAAAACGGTGCTTCGAGGTCGAACCCTCGTCAAGGCGATTTCGCGTCCGTAGACAATCACACATGCAAGCTCTACACCGGAGATGAAGTTGCAGATCTATTAGGCGTGAGTCGACGCCATGTGCACTCACTAACCAAGAACGGCAAGTTGCCGAGTGTTCGCCTTGGAACGCGGGTACGTTATCGTCAATCTACTCTCGCGGAGTGGCTGGCTCAGCAAGAAGCTACACCGCAGCAGGCACGGCATGAGCGGACCACTTCGAATGTCCGGAAGACAACCTCCGCGTCGAAAAGCCGTACGGTGAAGGAACTCGCTCGGAAAAGCAATGCGAAGGCAGACTGTTCCTCGAAGTCAAACCCGCGAGGCAAGCCGCAGCAAGCGGATAACAGCGCAAAGGAATTCGTCGGCGGCTTGCAAATATTAGCTAGGTCGCTAGGTGTTGATTACGAATCCCTTCCACGTATGACTAACGGTGACATACGGCGCATCGCCGACGTAGAAATTGCTATCCTCCATGGCTGGCAGTATCTTGGACGAGAACTGCCGCCAGAAGCCTTGGAGAACGTTACCAAGTGGTTGAGGAATCAAGGCAGCAAATCTAGCAACAAAGAACAGGGGGAGAATCCTTCTTCCTGA
- a CDS encoding type II toxin-antitoxin system VapC family toxin yields MRALVDTCVLSEVQRRQGNPQVRKRFETFADENIFLSVLTLGELKKGIDRLKTSARKRALADWLNQLARSAQPRILTVDRETALIWGEITAKAEKKGKPLPAVDGLIAATALRHGLHLMTRNVAHFESTGVLLINPWDDD; encoded by the coding sequence TTGAGAGCCCTTGTCGATACCTGTGTCCTGTCAGAAGTGCAACGACGGCAGGGAAACCCTCAGGTTCGCAAGCGATTTGAAACGTTTGCCGACGAAAACATCTTTCTCAGTGTGCTCACACTCGGTGAGCTTAAGAAGGGGATCGATAGGCTGAAGACGAGTGCCAGGAAGCGTGCGCTCGCAGACTGGTTAAACCAACTTGCACGCTCCGCGCAACCCCGCATCCTGACTGTCGATCGAGAGACGGCCCTGATCTGGGGGGAGATTACCGCCAAGGCCGAAAAGAAAGGCAAGCCCCTCCCTGCAGTGGACGGCCTGATCGCCGCGACCGCACTGCGGCACGGACTCCATTTGATGACGCGCAACGTCGCTCATTTCGAGTCAACTGGCGTCCTCCTCATCAATCCATGGGATGACGATTGA
- a CDS encoding type II toxin-antitoxin system Phd/YefM family antitoxin, giving the protein MSLSHWSIADAKSKLSEVLNLAQQQPQIITRRNRQYVVLDGDEYQRLKGKTPSLKQLILHGPSLEGVKLERDQSPGREIEL; this is encoded by the coding sequence ATGTCCCTATCCCATTGGAGCATTGCCGACGCCAAGAGCAAGCTTAGCGAGGTGCTCAATTTGGCTCAGCAGCAGCCCCAGATCATCACGCGCCGCAACCGTCAGTACGTTGTACTCGATGGCGACGAATACCAACGTCTGAAGGGAAAAACTCCGAGCCTCAAACAACTCATCTTGCACGGCCCGAGCCTCGAAGGTGTCAAACTAGAGCGAGATCAGTCGCCCGGTAGGGAGATTGAGCTTTGA